In Edaphobacter dinghuensis, one genomic interval encodes:
- the rnc gene encoding ribonuclease III, with protein sequence MTTRRKKTGRPLSSQVVSTLFDHRFQQPDLLTWALTHRSLAYETNPETSPDPRSDNEQLEFLGDAVLGLAVAESLFRRFPGSREGELTRLRASLVSRRHLGEVATRIALGDLLRLGRGEEQSGGRQKPALLANAIEAVIAALYLDGGLDAARTFIEKHIIEPALPELNLALKAGDTFSGAIGDHKSALQEYLQASGAGQPQYVLTAQSGPDHQKRFRVEVRIEDGEGASIALAESEGSTKKQAQQEAARIAIERLLSEKRSIKDDIVRGSRKDGFEV encoded by the coding sequence ATGACGACGCGCCGCAAAAAGACCGGTCGGCCACTCTCAAGTCAGGTGGTATCGACCCTGTTCGACCACCGCTTCCAGCAGCCCGATCTGTTGACCTGGGCGCTTACCCATCGTTCGCTCGCATACGAGACCAATCCTGAGACTTCGCCCGATCCCCGCTCCGACAACGAGCAGCTCGAGTTCTTGGGCGATGCCGTTCTCGGTCTTGCCGTGGCCGAATCTCTCTTCCGCCGTTTTCCCGGCTCCCGTGAAGGAGAACTCACCCGTCTCCGTGCCTCGCTCGTCAGCCGCCGCCATCTTGGCGAGGTGGCTACCCGCATCGCCCTCGGCGATCTCCTCCGCCTCGGCCGGGGCGAAGAGCAGAGCGGTGGCCGTCAGAAGCCCGCCCTCCTGGCCAATGCCATCGAAGCCGTCATCGCCGCGCTTTATCTCGACGGTGGCCTCGATGCTGCGCGCACCTTTATCGAAAAGCACATCATCGAACCCGCTCTCCCCGAGCTCAATCTCGCGCTCAAGGCCGGCGACACCTTCAGCGGAGCCATCGGCGACCATAAATCCGCGTTGCAGGAGTACCTGCAAGCCAGCGGAGCCGGCCAGCCCCAGTACGTCCTCACAGCCCAAAGCGGCCCCGACCACCAGAAACGCTTCCGTGTCGAAGTTCGCATCGAAGATGGTGAGGGCGCCTCCATCGCCCTCGCCGAATCAGAGGGTTCCACGAAAAAACAGGCCCAGCAAGAGGCCGCCCGCATCGCCATTGAACGCCTCCTCTCGGAAAAGCGCTCCATCAAGGACGATATCGTGAGGGGTTCCCGCAAGGATGGCTTCGAGGTATAG
- the lepB gene encoding signal peptidase I produces the protein MTQPAIDSNPPSPSGTSIPGASTLVPHHAHHSKEGILLAIQSLLVIMVTAIFIITFVIQPFRIPSGSMEPTLLVGDFLLVDKQITTPGSSGWIFPTPRIHRGEVVVFHYPVNPTMHLVKRVIGLPGDRIKLRDGHVYVDDVLLSEPYAVYRPSAPDVYRDNFPRLQSTDPDVDSRWWIRMRSLIHDGELTIPPDNYFVLGDNRNDSEDSRYWGLVPRNAIVGEPLLIYFSLQQPSASEVAMARSSNALVLHRHHTGAVDALADFARWDRTLQVVK, from the coding sequence GTGACTCAGCCCGCCATCGACTCCAACCCGCCATCCCCTTCCGGCACTTCCATTCCCGGGGCCTCCACGCTGGTTCCGCATCACGCCCATCACAGTAAAGAGGGCATCCTGCTTGCCATCCAATCGCTGCTTGTCATCATGGTGACGGCGATCTTCATCATCACCTTCGTCATCCAGCCCTTCCGCATCCCCTCCGGCTCCATGGAGCCGACACTGCTCGTCGGAGACTTCCTCCTGGTTGACAAGCAGATCACCACGCCCGGAAGCTCCGGCTGGATCTTCCCCACACCGCGCATCCACCGTGGAGAGGTCGTCGTCTTCCACTATCCCGTGAACCCCACCATGCACTTGGTCAAGCGCGTCATCGGCCTCCCCGGCGACCGCATCAAGCTGCGCGACGGCCACGTCTACGTCGACGACGTTCTTCTCTCCGAGCCCTACGCGGTCTATCGGCCCAGCGCCCCCGACGTCTATCGCGACAACTTCCCCCGCCTGCAAAGCACCGACCCTGACGTCGACTCCCGCTGGTGGATCAGGATGCGCTCCCTGATCCATGACGGCGAGCTCACCATCCCTCCGGATAATTATTTCGTCCTTGGCGACAATCGCAACGACAGCGAGGACAGTCGTTACTGGGGCCTCGTCCCCCGCAACGCCATCGTCGGCGAGCCCTTGCTCATCTACTTTTCGCTGCAGCAGCCTTCGGCCAGTGAGGTCGCGATGGCCCGTTCCTCAAATGCTCTGGTATTGCATCGCCATCACACCGGCGCTGTAGACGCCCTGGCCGACTTCGCCCGATGGGACCGAACGCTTCAGGTCGTTAAGTAA